gattttgtTCAAGCTAAATTAACGCGACGGcgtatttttcattgtttacggttaaaaaaaataacattcagAAGTTCGTCACGAAACGCGACTTCAACGCTTTCCACACAAAATGTAAATCTGTATGAGCATACTCACTGCATGTCCTGATTGTTCATTAAATGATTCATCAATTGACCTTCGTGAGCCATTATCCTTACTGCCATACGAAGACCATAGGTTTCCGTCAAATAAGTCAAACAGTCGACGTATCTGTTCCACCGCATGTTGAGTCTCGGAAACTTATGTTCCTCTACATTTTGATAGAACGTCTTGTCTATCGTAGGAAACATGATCAGTGACTTGTATAACTGCCGGTTGAAAAAACACACACAACGCGTGTCACTCAAGATTACGTGTTCACTAACGCTACCGAGAAGACGACGTTACAACGGTTCAGATGCATGTATATAGATGCCCGTGTACAGTCATTCCTTCTAGTACCTTTTCTACCCCCTTCTTCAGTTTTCCGTAGTTCTCCGTAGTCTTGTATGTACTTTCAGTGTTTATCAAAACCGATTGTAAGAATGAGACACGTGTCCGTTCATTTTATTTggtgagaaagagaggaagggagagaagaaataaatgaGTACAGAAGGTGTACGAGGGGACAAATGTGCGCTCGCGCATGCGCATTACGGCACGTGATGCACGTGCGAACGAGAACACGTGATGCTAAAGTTGTATTCAGACGACTTGCGTAGTGATGTAGATAAGTCGattgatttacatatttaatgcaaGGTATTTTACATTGCTGCATTTTTTTCGTTACACACATGACTCATCGGTTTTTCTGTGTGAATGTATTGTACGTTTGTGTAATCAGATTGGATatgtttttattcataagtCATTCAAACGAAGCTTTACGTTTGGTCAGCTGATCACGCCACTCCCACTACTCTTCGTCTGCGCTCGGCGAGTAAATGGATCGCTGCGCTGCATGTTGGAGCAACTTAGTGGTAGATAGGTTGGGAATCGTGAGTCAGTTGTGAATGAGACGCGCAGATGTTGAGATCGCTCTGATTGACGGCATAAAGACAGTGATATTGTAATTGAGTGTAAAAAAGACtacatttaattgatatttgaaGTCTGCAATAAGTATTTAAGTGGAATTGTGCAAACATGCCTCAGGGAAGACGAAAGGTTCCATTCAGCGGGAAAGCCAAGAAGGTGCAGATGCAAGCTAAAAAACAGCGGCAACGAACTTTACTTAGTAtgtattaacatattaatgtttattaaaaatttaatgcaacttgaaaagtttgaaataaGACGTatttgtgatatatatagttttatcatttttcaattgttaTCTGTAAAATTGTATAACATCTATGATatggtttatctttttctccttaaatgataaatttttcagtccaaacagataataattttctttatttgaacaaaaaattgttcgattactttaattatagttCGAAGTCCCGGGAAAATTCCCGAATCTTTTGGGAATTTTCCATCGAGTCAGGTAAAATGCAAGATTCGAGATGAAAGATTCGAgaattttctttaactttttggGAAATTTCCATTGAGCCAGGGAAGGTTCGGGAATTTTACCTGACTCGGCCTTTTTGGCAAATTTCTAGAAGGGAACCTTTCGGGAATTTTCCATCGAGTCAGGTAACATTTCCGCCCCTTCTAGGAATTTGCCAAAAAGGTCGAGTCAGGTAAAATTTTCGAACCTTCCCTGGCTCAATGGAAATTTCccaaaaagttaaagaaaattcCCGAATCTTCTGggaattaattgattatttattttacatcttaattgattatttatttcacatcttaattgattatttatttcacatctttatttttctttatcagaCAGATTTACGAATTTGTAgataataaacttaataatataataatataattattttatagataataaacttaataacttaataatataattattttaataatttaattaaaatttttgttttaataattatttgattttataattatatttgtagataatatatacatgtttCTTCTTATATTTTGCTTTCATTAAGTTATATTGCAATAAGAGAATATTCTCATtacaatttatgattatttttgtgaaaaataagcataatataatattcatgttTGTGTCTAGCAACGAATCAAGACTATGGTGATGATGAAGCGTGCTTCAGCAATGAAAATCATATGGTTCATGAGAGGCAAGtgcaaaagataaataaacaacCAACAGAGGATTGCAAATCCTCAAGGAATAGGTATGCACTACAATTCTTCCAAGAGTCCAAGGAGGAACTACGAAAACGCAAGGAACAAGCCTTAAAAAGTATTAAGTCTGTGAGTATCAAGGCTCAAGAAATTTCCGACAATTATTTTCCACCTGGGATTGATATGCCGAAGCGGCCTGCATGGAATTTTGACATGACGAAGGAGCAGTTAGAGATAAGAGAACAGAGATACTTTACAGTAcgtatttgtaattttgcaGTAGACAACAATGTAGCCTATTGTGTCATTatctaatgtttttttttttttttaattttaggaaTACTTGAACAACATGGAGGAATTAAGTTTGAGTTATTTTGAATTGAATTTAGAAACCTGGCGACAATTGTGGAGAGTCTTGGAGATATCGGATGTCCTGCTGATCATTGTCGATATCCGATATCCGGTTTTAATGTTTCCCCCGTATCTGTACGACTATGTGACGAACAAATTGCAGAAAGACATGATTTTGGTATTAAACAAGGTTGATCTAGCGCCAGCATCCTTGGTGGTGGCTTGGAAGGAGTATTTCCACAGTCAATATCCAAAATTGCACATTTTAATGTTCACATCGTATCCTACTTATAATCTCCGTGGTAATGTAAGCAACGAGGAGGGTCAAAATAATAGACGTCGAAGGGGAAAGCTGAGAATGGCCGCAGAAGGAGCGCAAAAGTTATTGGAGGCTTGTAGAAATATCGTTGGCGACAGAGTCGATCTGAGCTCCTGGCACGAAAAGATTCAGGAGGAAATGCATTTAGAGTACGATTTAGACGACATAGATCACAAGGATACTGTCACTATAGAAAAAGAGGACACCACTTATTTCCAGCATGAAAGATATAAGAATGGAGTTCTGACCATTGGGTGCATTGGAACGCCGAATGTCGGAAAGTCATCGTTGATGAATGCATTGATGGGTACGCTAGaacatttgaatattaaatttattattacgagttattttttatatattttttacatttaaagataaatgtgATGGTTTGATTTTAAACCTGCGATAAAATTAGTCACATTTATGATGTTAAACGAGAAATACTAACATCTAATATCTGATTGTTTTACAGGCAAGAAAGTTGTGAGCGTTTCCCGCACACCAGGCCACACAAAACACTTTCAAACCATTTTTCTTACAAAGAATGTGTGCCTGTGCGATTGTCCCGGTTTAGTGTTTCCTTCAACTGTTCCGAAACAATTACAGATATTAATGGGCTCGTTCCCAATCGCTCAAGTAAGAGAACCGTACACGACTATAAAGTTTATGGCTGAAAGGCTAGATTTGCCGAAATTGTTGAGAATTCCACATCCGGAGAACGATGATATATGGTCTGCTATGGACATTTGCGACGGCTGGGCTATCAAAAGAGATTTCAAGACAGCCCGAGCGGCTAGATTGGACACGTATAGAGCGGCGAATTCATTGTTACGAATGGCGTTAGAAGGAAAGATCTGCTTGTACATATATCCACCGAAGTGGAGTGTTAATAAAggtatctatttattttttctcattgatCAAGATATTCGTAAAATGATTtggaaaattgtattttaataacaaagaaGTAAACAAGTGATGTTAATGTGATATtctttacagaaaaatgggcAACTCACGCAGATTTTGAAACTGTAAAATGGATCCAAGCTAGAAATCAAGAAGAGGAATCCAATACGCCGTCAGAATACATTTCTTCGGAAGAGGATGCAACCTACAGCGGAAAGCAAGGTTCTTCTGAAGATGCCTCAGCAGAATCGAGCGAAGAGATTGAGGTACCGCTCacagttaataaattttcagtgTTGTCTACAGAACAATAAAgtcatttattatacatttttctctcgggtttttaatattcatctttttttttacacacatatatatatttctttcttaatatataatgAGCAATCTGATAACAATGGAGAATAGTCGAGTGATCTTTTTGTGTTTTCGCCCGCGAAACACAACGCTGTGACAGAATATTGTATGAGTAAAAATAgatcattttttatacaagcCGCTACTCTGCTGTAAATATGTTTCTCTCtgtttttttcaactttagtTTTAGTtacttttagttttttaagtcagttttaatttctttttgcgTCAACttgtacattaattatttacaatgtaATCATAGTTTGCAACTGTTGTGATGTCATGTTGGTCCATTATGAGCTGATcgaattaagatatttttctttaactaaTATAAGTTACATCATGGGAATGATAGAgataaaataacttaaaatcATCTACAGTTTGCACATAAGAAATAATCTCTTGTcctaacaattatattatatatatacatataattgttaGAACAAGAGATTATTTCTTATGTGTAAATTGTAGATGATTTTGTGTGAtgtgtatgaaaattattaaaaataataattgtttctaacaattatatgtataatgtgaAATAGTGTAAGATAAACGatttctatttcttcaaaaaaacatttcactTATTTTATACAGAGTTTTTCTCAGTTACAGTCTTTAAAAGTTCGCTcggaaacaccctgtatatattcttTAGCTCTACTGAGGCTCCGCTTGTAGATatctattttatctattttatcgctaaaaaaatttttaatttttgcgagtcaatatatatgacactggagagaaattaaagaaattaattcgataaaaatgctaatttacATCGATTTCGTAAAACGTAACAATACAGCAACACGATTACATTTATCTTAGAATTGTTCTCTATGTGCCAAAGATggcaatatatgtatattgcaaCGAGTGGCACTTTTAAGCTCCCAAGATTTTTTTCACCGAGTAACCTGGTATCGCGTAGAAGAACAAAAGCAAAAGTACAAGCAATCCAATCGCGACTATAGCCTTCAGGATAGCCCATTTGTAATTGTGCCAGACTATGTACTTGATAGACTTCAGCGGATTGAGGAACCACATGAATGATGCGTCCGGTCgactgcaaaaagaaaattattaaaaatattaaaaaaattaaacttattaaatacaaaagtattGTGCCGTTTCATTATACTGACTTTGGCTTGTCCAATGGATCTGGCTCGTTTCTACCAAAACCAGCGGGATTTTTTTCGGCCTCTTCTTTCGTGAGCAAATGTATCTCAGCCTCAACCTTACCCTGtgtgaaataatgaaatgttattaaaatataagctaatgtttaataattaaataagtttatttttactatatgtaaatgaaatactgtaaatatatatatattattatgtaaatatatgtatatatctatattcatGTCTTTATTTTACCGTCAGTTCCATATCCTCATTCTCTTTCTTCACATAAAACGGCCACCAGCCCTTTATACGTTTCTGTTTGAAGATGTTGACCATCGGCACAGAGCCATCGGTCTTCAACATGCTTAGCGAGCAGAGCTTGCTATTCTTCGCACCTCGGGGAAACCGATTGAGATCAAGGGTTATCGCGCCCAGAAAATCGTCCGCGGAGAAATGGTCCGCGTCCCAGACCTTTAAAAAATGTCACTTTTATCTATCAGAACGaagtgaaaaataacaattgtgcatgtatgtttaatattacttgTAATTCTAGACGTGCTGGTATTTTACACTCGGTTTCGTCCCAACTAAACAGACTTTCTTTGCGATTAATAACGATCTTCTCTTCCGCTACCAAATAATCGAATGGAAATATGATGCGCCAGTTAAAGTTTCCTTCGCCCGTCAACGACCGGTAATGAATATCGGTGGATTGACAATCTTCTGGTCCTTTTAGCcatctattaaataatttcagagTATACATAAAATGACAATGTGTGTTCTGagtaaattctaaaaaattgaatttaactaaagtatcaatattaatcaatCGTATCTGTTGGTATAACATCTGTTGGTAacaacaattttgaaataatggACTTGtatcttccaaaaaaatatatttatataataaatttaattaattctagtttgaaattttgagtagcacaattatttattaattgtcagAAAtgattttggaaaataaatttttgataaagataactttttttttcgatgagaaaattttctgtttttcaaGATAAGAAAAACTTACCCTTTTACATAAATGTCGCTCATCTTTTCACCGGTGAAGAAAGCATCGTCTTCCAAAACGACGTCGTCCGTATTCCATATAATAACTCTCAATTCGTAACTCTTGGGCTTTCTGGGTGAAATATCGATGCATGGTCCGGGCGAAGGCATGTCCATTGGGAACATGTCCACCCACATTTCCAATTTTCCCTGTTCAATTCCAGGTTTTTCAGGATTGTAGAGTGGTCGAGTTTCCACGTGCTCGGGTACCAAAGTACAACCGATCCGTGGGAAGGCATTCCACTGGTGGAGAACTGCTAAAGCGAGATGTTCTTCCATTCCTAGAGAAGTAATCGGAGAAGATATTTTgtgtgataaaatatattttgatacgaAAACGAAATTGTGTATTTCtaagttttattaatcatataaatcccccaatagaaataaatacacTGTTTATCAAAAGTGttgtattgataaaataattccagaTACGTGATATTTAGCTGTACAAAATAtgtctataatatttaatattttcttaaataaatcattataatatgtgcaaagttttatttggATCAAAAGCTTACTTTTAAGATgtgtctattttttttataaattatataattctcttatttttttcttgtaataaatttaataggcattaattaaaaacacataaatactgtgtcaaaatatattaattatgtgtacatatttaatttacatatttcaatattgaaatatgagATTGAAATATCGCATACCTTTCGTGTGTACATAAAATTCCATATCCTCaggtgagagagagaatgtTTTTCTGCCGATTGTAACATGTCCGTGTGAATATACTGGTCCATCGATTTTGCCATCTTTGCATAACTTCAAAAGTATCTGAGTTGGCTTCATCGCGTCTCTCCATTTGTTGTATCCAGATCTGGAACAGAAGTAATGTGTAAAATCTAAACAATCAGTCAGAAACTATTTGTGTTCTCGCACTTGATTTTCTTATCTGGCATGTTAACATAAAcgtgattttaaaataaaaatataacaatttttttcacagcGTAGAAAATATATGTGCCGCTAATAAAGTTAATGTGAAAATAACACACGCGAGAATTAAAGAAAGATCTTAAACGAGAGTGTAGCATAAGTGCGTGATAGTTTAAAGGGAATTGTTATAGAAACAGTTGTAAgttcagaaaaaaaagtttgttaaaaGTAGGTGCGCAGTATTTTGTCCTTCAAAGatttattaagtttaaataaatggTTACTGCTGATGGGATAAGAGTCGCTCTGTTGTTTGATTACTGAATTGCGTGACACAACTTGTGTTTTATTTCGAGATCGGAATTTATTTGGTCGCGCACGTTGCAGTAATTACTACTTGTTACACTCACTCGTCGTATTTTTTTGCGAGCCCGCACGTAGCACGATGTCTACTGTAGAAACGATTTTCCAGGTCGATCTTGGTCTCGCCGATCATATCGTCCGTTCCAACTAAATCCCAATCTATGACTTGCACAGTAAGTAGAGAATCCTGCGGAAACGTTGCCTCAATCTCGAAACACCTTAAACACGTTACAAAGTGTAATTTTTagtcttttttaaataattaattaaactatacacatataagaaacatatacggagaaaattttatatcaaaaattactgtaCGGCATTAACCGCGGACCATGAAGCCGCGaacagaaaatttttattatgttttacataGTGAAAAACATAGTGTGGGAGTTTTTATATTCCTCTCATTTCGTATATATTCATCCTTATTGTAATGTGTTGCTCTCCTTGCAGCGGCCGTTAAGACCGTTGgtaatgtttttcttttaaacgaCAGCGAAGCGTTTTCGGCGCTTCGCCTATAAAACGGGTGTCTCGAGCAAGCGAGAACACACAGAGTCGAGCGCGAGCAAATAAGACATGAGAATTGCCTGTGAGATAGCGAAAAGTGagataaataaagtattgcGAGTCATAGCGAGCGTTATATACAAATCGAgaacattatttaatgtatttttttttatacttattggaccgaattataacttttaattctttaaaaggGTGTGATCTCTGGCCTGCATTTTATCCCtacaatagtaaaaatttttataattccttcatggtCCGCAGCTACTACcatacatagtaatttttgatataaaattttctccgtgtataaaaatacattcaaaaaacaaaaatagcgTTTGTTAACGCTTGCGTAAAacattatagaaataaataatatactttattgcGATACAATTACAATCGTATAACAAAAATCtatcgataaaatttctacaaaaatttaatcttcttaaaacacagaattaattaaaattcaaatttaaaaataaataaaatgtgtctttattttattttatctattgctaaaaataaaatttctgataaaatCTGTAATCGTGATAACATGTTATTATTCTAAATGCACATGAAATACGTACTTTCCAAAGACAGGATTCAGTTGTTTCGACACATAGTTTTCTTTGTCGCTGATTCTTTTGCCACCCAGCTGCAGGACCACGTAGGGATCCGCTTTTCCATTTAAGTCGCAAGGATGAAGATCGTTAGCCTTGACAATGTACACTCGTACCAGAACGTGAATAGGCTCGTTCGATGGGACACCTTGAAAAAACCCGTACTGCGGGTCAAAACCCATCACTGTGTGGTCTACAAGGTCCTTGGGCAACGGCCACTTGTAAACCTTCAGCGCGCCTTTAAAGTTGCCCACGATTCTGGATTCGTCCTCGGTCTCATCGCCGGTTTTTTTACCGCGATACAATTCGAAGGTGTGCAACCATTCCTTGAACTGTTCGAACTCAGGTTGCGCTTCCAGTTCGCCAGGATAGATCTTTAAGAGCGCGGTCTTCCTGGACTTGCGCTGCGTTTGCTTCGGGCTGAGTTTCGAAACGAATTTCGCCGCGTTCGCCGGTGATTTCAGGCCAAATAACTTCTTTGTAGGATTATTCCCAGGGGTCTTCTCGCCTGAAGCGGCCAGTTGATTTTGTGCGACGGGTGTGACGGGTTCCAGGAACATCGGTAGCGATCCGTTCGGCTGATTTTGCAATATAGATTTCTCCTTGCGCAACTCCTTGTTCTCTTCGATCATCGTCTCCACAGACGCGAAATACTTTGTCCACCAGTCTTGACAGCCGTCTCCGTCCTCTAACGCACTTAAATCGCCTAGAaatgtaagatttattttatacattttgtacttagatttgaataaaatgttacaaaaaaatgcatGTTGTTAATACgtttatttactataatttttatcttgttaaatacttagaaattttattttgtgacaGTTATATACGATGCAttgtcttaaaaaatttaatggtGCGATGAATGTTGTAATATATttccttgtttttttttcaaatatttaaatatctaaacattaataagataaatatatgctgatcttaattaaataaacgatTAAATACAATTCTCACAAACGTACCCATGCTGCTGTCTTTAACCAAGCTCTGTTTTCTGCGCAAATTTTGCTCCGTTTTGTCCTTCTTCGTAGGACCTGCCAGATCGAACCCGAGAGTGATGGTGGTATCACCATTGTTAGATTCCATGTCAGTAAACGGTTCAGGCAATGATATTTGTTGATATTTCGACTTAGATTGATCGAGAGCTACATCAAACAGATCAAGCTTTTGAAAAACGCTCTTTTTTCTTGCTTATGAGAATAACATGTATCGATCTAATCTACAAACAAATaacttaagaaaattaatttaattccagAATTTTACTAGACaatgacaatttatatttatatagctAATATCGTGATAGagcattataataaacaaaataatttatgattaataaagagtttatatttgaatcaattaagataataataattattgttattcggcaacaattaaattatattttaattattttagtaaattaatagcaatatatttatattaatcgtgcatcaaattaaattttttatttattgcaaagttCT
Above is a genomic segment from Linepithema humile isolate Giens D197 chromosome 6, Lhum_UNIL_v1.0, whole genome shotgun sequence containing:
- the Ns4 gene encoding guanine nucleotide-binding protein-like 1, coding for MPQGRRKVPFSGKAKKVQMQAKKQRQRTLLTTNQDYGDDEACFSNENHMVHERQVQKINKQPTEDCKSSRNRYALQFFQESKEELRKRKEQALKSIKSVSIKAQEISDNYFPPGIDMPKRPAWNFDMTKEQLEIREQRYFTEYLNNMEELSLSYFELNLETWRQLWRVLEISDVLLIIVDIRYPVLMFPPYLYDYVTNKLQKDMILVLNKVDLAPASLVVAWKEYFHSQYPKLHILMFTSYPTYNLRGNVSNEEGQNNRRRRGKLRMAAEGAQKLLEACRNIVGDRVDLSSWHEKIQEEMHLEYDLDDIDHKDTVTIEKEDTTYFQHERYKNGVLTIGCIGTPNVGKSSLMNALMGKKVVSVSRTPGHTKHFQTIFLTKNVCLCDCPGLVFPSTVPKQLQILMGSFPIAQVREPYTTIKFMAERLDLPKLLRIPHPENDDIWSAMDICDGWAIKRDFKTARAARLDTYRAANSLLRMALEGKICLYIYPPKWSVNKEKWATHADFETVKWIQARNQEEESNTPSEYISSEEDATYSGKQGSSEDASAESSEEIEVPLTVNKFSVLSTEQ